In one window of Nocardia brasiliensis DNA:
- the lspA gene encoding signal peptidase II: protein MVRVSDDPPPEENPTPTPEGAAAAAPSAPSATPSGATETPTEQARPPQRLRTLLIIAAVLLAMDLLTKCIVVANLKPGEPVSIIGDFARFSLVRNPGAAFSMATGMTWLLTLVATAVVIGVVRIGRTLRSLWWAIGLGMVLGGALGNLVDRLFRAPGPLQGHVVDFIAIGWWPVFNVADSSIVCGAILLVVLTVFGFEPNGTRTGRDTTDDDADAPAPSKAGTEGNAA from the coding sequence ATGGTGCGTGTGAGTGATGACCCGCCGCCCGAGGAGAACCCCACACCGACACCTGAGGGGGCGGCGGCCGCCGCGCCATCGGCACCGTCGGCGACGCCGTCGGGCGCGACCGAGACACCGACTGAGCAGGCCCGTCCGCCCCAGCGGCTGCGCACCCTGCTGATCATCGCCGCGGTGCTGCTTGCCATGGACCTGCTCACCAAGTGCATCGTGGTGGCGAACCTGAAACCGGGCGAGCCGGTCTCGATCATCGGCGATTTCGCCAGGTTCAGCCTGGTCCGCAATCCCGGCGCGGCGTTCTCCATGGCGACCGGCATGACCTGGCTGCTGACCCTGGTCGCCACGGCCGTGGTGATCGGCGTGGTCCGGATCGGGCGCACGCTGCGCTCGCTGTGGTGGGCCATCGGCCTCGGCATGGTGCTCGGCGGCGCACTGGGCAACCTGGTCGACCGGTTGTTCCGCGCACCGGGACCGTTGCAGGGCCACGTGGTCGATTTCATCGCGATCGGCTGGTGGCCGGTGTTCAACGTGGCGGACTCCTCGATCGTGTGCGGCGCGATCCTGCTCGTGGTGCTGACCGTGTTCGGCTTCGAGCCGAACGGCACGCGCACCGGGCGCGACACCACCGACGACGACGCGGACGCGCCGGCACCGAGCAAGGCAGGCACCGAAGGGAACGCGGCATGA
- a CDS encoding NADPH-dependent FMN reductase: protein MTQARRGAGAPERLRVVLIQSSTRAGRFGPTVADWFARQLRRRDLQVDRLDLATAGLPDQLAGHDEPAPAAVLAFGDRLAAADAFVVVTPEYNRSFPAALKNAIDWFDTEWAAKPVTVVGYGTDAEGGHAATQLRQIFGELNAVPIRRTLTITKAWQRFAPNGSWPRRDPDLEAATVATVDQLLWWATALRTARTTTPFIP, encoded by the coding sequence GTGACCCAGGCACGTCGGGGCGCGGGTGCCCCGGAGCGGTTGCGGGTGGTGCTCATCCAGAGCAGCACCCGCGCCGGGCGGTTCGGGCCGACCGTGGCCGACTGGTTCGCGCGACAGCTGCGCAGGCGCGATCTGCAGGTCGATCGGCTCGATCTCGCCACCGCCGGGCTGCCCGATCAGCTGGCCGGCCACGACGAACCCGCGCCCGCCGCGGTGCTGGCCTTCGGTGATCGGCTGGCCGCCGCCGACGCGTTCGTCGTAGTCACCCCCGAATACAACCGCAGCTTCCCGGCCGCGCTGAAGAACGCGATCGACTGGTTCGACACCGAATGGGCGGCCAAACCGGTCACCGTCGTCGGCTACGGCACCGACGCCGAGGGCGGGCACGCCGCCACCCAGCTGCGCCAGATCTTCGGCGAGCTCAACGCGGTCCCCATCCGGCGCACCCTCACCATCACCAAGGCCTGGCAACGCTTCGCCCCCAACGGTTCCTGGCCCCGCCGCGACCCCGACCTCGAAGCCGCCACCGTCGCCACCGTCGACCAGCTCCTCTGGTGGGCCACCGCCCTCCGCACCGCCCGCACCACCACCCCCTTCATCCCGTGA
- a CDS encoding alpha/beta fold hydrolase: protein MRLTTVFAAAALAATALLTGCGTAEQAEQPTHGAYADVNGLHMYYEVHGAETDQPPLVLLHGALSGIDTDFGQLIPELCKTRRVIAVEQQAHGRTADIDRLLRTPQMAADTVALLRQIGVQRADILGYSMGAGVALEISLKHPELVRKQILAAGSLGTGGMHPGLLDGLAELKPEMLHGSPFHADYLKNAPRPEDFPRLVERVREQDMNGIPEVAPEDARKVKTPTLTVIGDSDIVRPEHAVEMFRLFGGGIMGDTPAGLPNAQLAILPGTSHVTLVHRPELLLPMIPAFLDAPVKDTL from the coding sequence ATGAGACTCACCACCGTTTTCGCCGCCGCTGCCCTCGCCGCCACCGCGCTGCTGACCGGTTGCGGAACCGCCGAGCAGGCCGAGCAGCCGACGCACGGCGCCTACGCCGACGTCAACGGCCTGCACATGTACTACGAGGTGCACGGCGCCGAGACCGACCAGCCGCCACTGGTGCTGCTACACGGCGCGCTCTCGGGCATCGACACCGACTTCGGACAGCTGATCCCCGAACTGTGCAAGACCCGCCGGGTGATCGCGGTGGAACAGCAGGCACACGGGCGCACCGCCGACATCGACCGGCTGCTGCGCACCCCGCAGATGGCGGCGGACACGGTGGCGCTGCTGCGGCAGATCGGCGTGCAACGCGCGGACATCCTCGGCTACAGCATGGGCGCCGGTGTGGCACTCGAGATCTCGCTGAAGCATCCGGAGTTGGTGCGCAAGCAGATCCTGGCCGCCGGCTCGCTCGGCACGGGCGGCATGCATCCCGGACTGCTCGACGGGCTGGCCGAGCTGAAGCCCGAAATGCTGCACGGGTCACCGTTCCACGCGGACTACCTGAAGAACGCGCCGCGGCCCGAGGACTTCCCGCGCCTGGTCGAGCGGGTGCGCGAGCAGGACATGAACGGCATCCCCGAGGTCGCGCCCGAGGACGCGCGCAAGGTCAAGACGCCGACCCTGACCGTGATCGGTGATTCCGACATCGTGCGGCCCGAGCACGCGGTCGAGATGTTCCGGCTCTTCGGCGGCGGCATCATGGGCGACACCCCGGCCGGGCTGCCCAACGCGCAGCTGGCCATCCTGCCCGGCACCTCGCACGTCACGCTGGTGCATCGGCCGGAGCTGCTGCTGCCGATGATCCCGGCCTTTCTCGACGCACCGGTGAAGGACACGCTGTGA
- a CDS encoding BTAD domain-containing putative transcriptional regulator: MRFGVLGPLTVWTDGGTVVPIPGTKVRALLADLLVHPGQPVSGDRLIDDIWADDPPGNPAGTLAAKASQLRRAFEDAEPGARELVVSPPPGYRLASAAVDALRFRELVATARAASELSERARILTAALALWRGPAFADFHDAAFAQPAIAQLTEQRLVAVEELAEARLGLGEYRDVAGELAAEVAEYPLRERLRAAQLKALYGAGRQAEALDSYADLRRQLADELGLDPSPELVALHGSILGQELVLAAAPPAPVLRRRTSNIPAQRTELIGRASDLAEVQRAVGAAGLVTLTGPGGVGKTRLALAAAAALTDRFAQGTWLVELAPLQPTAADGPCFLVDAVAQVLDIRTDDGGDPVELVRAALAEQELLLVLDNCEHVIDYAADLAELLLGAAPNLHILATSQEQLRLPGEQVVAVEPLTVPAVDTELDELENVGAVQLFVARARAGDRGFVLDADSAAAVATLCRRLDGIPLALELAATRVRALGVHEMVARLDDRFRLLATGHRGAPPRQQTLTAMIDWSWGLLDETEQTVLRRLAVHAGGCTLEAAEIVCATAGSPDAHPAVPVSGNGGTVPAAVLEPSTVADVVARLVDRSLVQMVGRRYRLLESVGAFSMDRLADAGEFDATFAAHHRYYLALAERAAPELTGADQRRWLLRLDAEAANLRAALDGYLRAGAAEHALRLVNALAWYWFLRGRLAEARRWFDAALALGGAPRQRAPALAWRAGFAFQQAEFTGGAAKRAEVFAVFDAIDDPAGRARAELFLAVSALDSGDLPELEGLVHRALAVCERLGDRWGVATGHVALAQAAHSRVDLTALADHARTAARLFAEIDDRWGRLQAAEWLGGLAELTGDLTGAADIHTEALGLAQELELWGQVCTHLCWLGWIAMQHTEFERARDMGEQALRLAAEHGYGPSRVFASTVLAFTARRDGEPELAERILREVLAMTPTEGEQTPLFLPMLQVELGYLHEVRGEFAAALAMHLDALDGAQRIEAPRDTAFALAGLASAAGALGEFDTAAQLFGTAEAVREANGMPLLPAERPDIERPTAVVRAALGAATFAEAHTAGTKLTVAEARRLAAACAPAPAESS; this comes from the coding sequence ATGCGGTTTGGCGTGCTCGGTCCGTTGACGGTCTGGACGGACGGCGGCACTGTCGTGCCGATTCCCGGGACGAAGGTGCGGGCGCTGCTCGCCGATCTGCTGGTGCACCCGGGGCAACCGGTCTCGGGTGACCGGTTGATCGATGACATCTGGGCCGATGACCCGCCCGGCAATCCGGCGGGCACGCTCGCGGCGAAGGCCTCACAATTGCGCCGCGCGTTCGAGGACGCCGAACCCGGTGCCCGTGAGCTGGTGGTCTCACCGCCGCCGGGCTACCGGCTGGCGAGCGCCGCGGTGGACGCACTGCGATTCCGTGAACTGGTCGCGACCGCACGCGCGGCGAGCGAACTGAGCGAGCGGGCGCGCATCCTCACCGCCGCGCTCGCGCTGTGGCGCGGACCGGCTTTCGCCGACTTCCACGACGCCGCGTTCGCCCAGCCCGCGATCGCGCAGCTGACCGAGCAGCGCCTCGTCGCGGTGGAGGAACTGGCCGAGGCGCGCCTGGGACTCGGTGAATACCGGGATGTCGCAGGCGAACTCGCCGCCGAGGTGGCCGAATATCCGCTGCGGGAACGGCTTCGGGCCGCACAGCTGAAGGCGCTGTACGGTGCGGGCAGGCAGGCCGAGGCGCTGGACAGTTACGCGGACCTGCGCAGGCAACTCGCCGACGAGCTGGGCCTGGATCCCAGCCCGGAGCTGGTCGCATTGCACGGCTCGATACTCGGCCAGGAGCTGGTGCTCGCCGCGGCGCCGCCCGCACCCGTGCTGCGGCGGCGCACCTCCAACATTCCCGCGCAACGCACCGAACTCATCGGCAGGGCAAGCGATCTCGCCGAGGTGCAACGCGCGGTGGGCGCGGCCGGGCTGGTCACCCTGACCGGCCCCGGCGGTGTCGGCAAGACCCGGCTGGCGCTGGCCGCGGCGGCCGCGCTGACCGACCGGTTCGCACAGGGCACGTGGCTGGTCGAGCTGGCGCCACTACAACCCACCGCCGCCGACGGGCCATGCTTCCTCGTCGACGCGGTCGCGCAGGTGCTCGACATCCGGACCGACGACGGCGGCGACCCTGTCGAGCTGGTCCGCGCCGCCTTGGCCGAGCAGGAGCTGCTGCTCGTGCTCGACAACTGCGAACACGTCATCGACTACGCCGCCGACCTGGCCGAACTCTTGCTCGGCGCCGCACCGAACCTGCACATCCTTGCGACCAGTCAGGAGCAGCTGCGGCTGCCCGGGGAGCAGGTCGTCGCGGTCGAGCCGCTGACCGTGCCCGCCGTGGACACCGAACTCGATGAGCTCGAAAATGTCGGTGCGGTACAGCTTTTCGTGGCCAGGGCGCGCGCCGGCGACCGCGGTTTCGTCCTGGACGCCGACTCCGCGGCCGCGGTCGCCACCCTGTGCCGCCGACTGGACGGCATCCCGCTCGCCCTGGAACTGGCGGCGACCAGGGTTCGTGCGCTCGGTGTGCACGAGATGGTCGCGCGGCTCGACGACCGCTTCCGCCTGCTGGCCACCGGTCATCGCGGCGCACCGCCACGGCAGCAGACGCTCACCGCGATGATCGACTGGAGCTGGGGGCTGCTGGACGAGACGGAACAGACGGTGCTGCGCCGCCTCGCCGTGCATGCGGGCGGCTGCACGCTGGAGGCGGCCGAAATCGTCTGCGCCACCGCCGGATCGCCGGACGCGCACCCCGCCGTACCGGTCTCCGGTAACGGCGGTACCGTGCCCGCCGCCGTGCTCGAGCCGTCGACGGTGGCCGATGTCGTTGCGCGACTGGTGGATCGATCGCTCGTGCAGATGGTCGGCCGTCGCTATCGACTGCTCGAATCGGTGGGCGCGTTCAGCATGGATCGCCTGGCCGATGCGGGTGAGTTCGACGCGACCTTCGCCGCGCACCATCGGTACTACCTGGCGCTGGCCGAGCGGGCGGCACCCGAACTGACCGGCGCGGACCAGCGCCGCTGGCTGCTGCGGCTCGACGCGGAGGCCGCGAATCTGCGGGCGGCACTGGACGGTTACCTGCGCGCCGGCGCGGCCGAGCACGCGCTGCGGTTGGTGAACGCGCTGGCCTGGTACTGGTTCCTGCGCGGGCGGCTGGCCGAGGCCCGGCGCTGGTTCGACGCCGCGCTGGCACTGGGCGGTGCGCCGCGGCAGCGTGCGCCCGCGCTGGCCTGGCGGGCCGGGTTTGCCTTTCAGCAGGCGGAATTCACCGGTGGCGCGGCCAAGCGGGCCGAGGTGTTCGCGGTGTTCGACGCCATCGACGATCCCGCGGGCCGAGCCAGGGCCGAGCTGTTCCTCGCCGTCTCCGCGCTCGACTCCGGCGACCTGCCCGAGCTGGAAGGCCTGGTGCACCGGGCGCTTGCGGTCTGCGAGCGGCTCGGCGATCGCTGGGGCGTGGCCACCGGGCATGTGGCGCTGGCCCAGGCCGCGCACAGCCGAGTAGATCTGACCGCACTGGCCGACCACGCGCGCACGGCCGCGCGCCTGTTCGCCGAGATCGACGATCGCTGGGGCAGGTTGCAAGCCGCCGAATGGCTGGGTGGCCTGGCGGAATTGACCGGCGACCTGACCGGTGCCGCCGACATCCACACCGAGGCTTTGGGTTTGGCGCAGGAGCTGGAGCTGTGGGGGCAGGTGTGCACCCATCTGTGCTGGCTGGGCTGGATCGCCATGCAGCACACCGAATTCGAGCGTGCCCGCGACATGGGCGAGCAGGCGTTGCGGCTCGCCGCCGAGCACGGTTACGGGCCGAGCCGGGTGTTCGCCTCGACCGTGCTGGCGTTCACCGCGCGCCGCGACGGCGAACCCGAACTGGCTGAACGCATTCTGCGCGAGGTGCTGGCCATGACGCCGACCGAGGGCGAGCAGACGCCGCTGTTCCTGCCCATGCTGCAAGTCGAACTCGGTTACCTGCACGAGGTACGCGGCGAGTTCGCCGCTGCCCTCGCCATGCACCTGGACGCGCTCGACGGCGCCCAGCGCATCGAGGCGCCACGCGACACCGCATTCGCGCTGGCCGGGCTCGCCTCCGCCGCCGGGGCGCTGGGCGAATTCGATACCGCGGCGCAGCTTTTCGGGACCGCCGAGGCCGTACGCGAGGCGAACGGCATGCCCCTGCTGCCCGCCGAGCGCCCGGACATCGAGCGGCCCACCGCCGTCGTGCGGGCCGCGCTCGGTGCCGCCACCTTCGCCGAGGCGCATACGGCAGGCACGAAACTGACCGTCGCCGAGGCGCGGCGGCTGGCGGCGGCGTGCGCACCGGCACCCGCCGAGTCGAGCTGA
- the acs gene encoding acetate--CoA ligase, translated as MSSTTTDARDTTGYSPGTEFAALANADASLYSWAAEDRLEFWAQQAHRLDWAQPWTQVLDWSDAPVARWFVGGRLNVAYNCVDRHVLAGHGDQVAIHWEGEPGDARDITYRELLAEVSRAANYLTELGLRAGDRVAIYMPMVPEAIVSMLACARLGLTHSVVFAGFSPTALRQRVDDAQARLVITTDGQWRRGKAAPLKAAVDEALDDTPSTVEHVLVVRRTGIEAPWTQGRDLWWHETVANASAEHQAQAFDAEHPLFILYTSGTTGKPKGILHTSGGYLTQTAYTHHNVFDHKAGHDVYWCTADIGWVTGHSYIVYGPLANRATQVVYEGTPNFPDEHRHWQIVEKYGVSIYYTAPTLVRTFMKWGREIPDAHDLSSLRLLGSVGEPINPEAWRWYRDTIGAGRTPIVDTWWQTETGSIMISPLPGVTAAKPGAAMAPLPGISALVVDEEGKPVQRGETEANGYLVLDQPWPSMLRGIWGDMQRYRDTYWERYAEQGWYFAGDGAKLDADGDLWVLGRVDDVMNVSGHRISTAEVESALVAHSGVAEAAVVGASDETTGQAIVAFVILAAGAANTGADLVAELKAAVSQEISPIARPREIHLVPELPKTRSGKIMRRLLRDVAEGRELGDTSTLVDPKVFEAIARG; from the coding sequence TTGTCCAGCACCACCACCGATGCCCGCGACACCACCGGTTACTCGCCCGGCACCGAATTCGCCGCACTGGCGAATGCCGATGCGTCCCTGTACAGCTGGGCCGCCGAGGATCGGCTGGAGTTCTGGGCGCAACAGGCGCACCGGCTCGACTGGGCACAACCGTGGACGCAGGTGCTGGATTGGAGTGACGCGCCGGTCGCGCGCTGGTTCGTCGGCGGCAGGCTCAATGTCGCCTACAACTGCGTCGACCGGCACGTCCTCGCCGGGCACGGCGACCAGGTCGCCATCCACTGGGAGGGCGAACCCGGCGACGCCCGCGACATCACCTACCGCGAGTTGCTCGCCGAGGTGAGCCGCGCCGCGAACTATCTGACCGAACTCGGCCTGCGCGCCGGTGACCGAGTAGCGATCTACATGCCGATGGTGCCCGAAGCCATCGTCTCGATGCTGGCCTGCGCCCGGCTCGGCCTCACCCACTCGGTCGTGTTCGCCGGCTTCTCCCCCACCGCACTGCGCCAACGCGTCGACGACGCCCAAGCCCGGCTGGTCATCACCACCGACGGACAATGGCGACGCGGCAAAGCCGCGCCACTCAAAGCAGCGGTGGACGAGGCACTCGACGACACGCCCTCCACCGTGGAACACGTACTGGTGGTGCGCCGCACCGGAATCGAAGCGCCCTGGACCCAAGGCCGCGACCTGTGGTGGCACGAGACGGTGGCGAACGCGTCGGCTGAACACCAGGCACAGGCCTTCGACGCCGAACACCCACTGTTCATCCTCTACACCTCCGGCACCACCGGAAAACCCAAAGGCATCCTGCACACCAGCGGCGGCTACCTCACCCAAACCGCCTACACCCACCACAACGTCTTCGACCACAAAGCAGGACACGACGTCTACTGGTGCACCGCCGACATCGGCTGGGTCACCGGCCACAGCTACATCGTCTACGGACCACTGGCCAACCGCGCCACCCAGGTCGTCTACGAGGGCACCCCGAACTTCCCCGACGAGCACCGGCACTGGCAGATCGTCGAAAAGTACGGCGTCAGTATCTATTACACCGCGCCGACACTGGTCCGCACCTTCATGAAGTGGGGCCGCGAGATCCCCGACGCGCACGACCTGTCCTCGCTGCGGCTGCTCGGCAGCGTCGGTGAGCCGATCAACCCCGAGGCGTGGCGCTGGTACCGCGACACCATCGGCGCGGGCCGCACCCCGATCGTGGACACCTGGTGGCAGACCGAGACCGGCTCGATCATGATCTCCCCGCTGCCCGGCGTCACCGCCGCCAAGCCCGGCGCCGCGATGGCGCCGCTGCCCGGCATCTCGGCGCTGGTCGTCGACGAAGAGGGAAAACCGGTGCAGCGCGGGGAAACCGAGGCCAACGGCTACCTGGTGCTCGACCAGCCGTGGCCGTCCATGCTGCGCGGCATCTGGGGCGACATGCAGCGCTACCGGGACACCTACTGGGAGCGCTACGCCGAACAGGGCTGGTACTTCGCCGGTGACGGCGCGAAGCTCGACGCGGACGGCGACCTGTGGGTGCTCGGCCGGGTCGACGACGTGATGAACGTGTCCGGCCACCGCATCTCCACCGCCGAGGTGGAATCGGCACTGGTCGCACACTCCGGGGTCGCCGAGGCCGCGGTAGTCGGCGCCAGCGACGAGACCACCGGGCAGGCCATCGTCGCGTTCGTCATCCTCGCGGCGGGCGCGGCGAACACCGGAGCCGACCTCGTCGCCGAGCTGAAAGCGGCGGTCTCGCAAGAGATCAGCCCGATCGCCCGGCCGCGCGAGATCCACCTCGTGCCCGAGCTCCCGAAGACCCGCAGCGGCAAGATCATGCGCAGGCTGCTGCGCGACGTGGCCGAAGGCCGCGAACTCGGCGATACCTCGACCCTGGTCGACCCCAAGGTCTTCGAGGCCATCGCCCGCGGGTGA
- a CDS encoding solute symporter family protein: protein MSTYAAEATVGEPVANIAIFGLFVAITMVVVIRASRNNATAADFFTGGRGFSGPQNGIAIAGDYLSAASFLGIAGAIAVYGYDGFLYSIGFLVAWLVALLLVAEMLRNTGKFTMADVLSFRLKQGPVRTAAALTTLAVSLFYLLAQMAGAGGLVALLLDISDKTGQSIVIAVVGVLMIVYVLVGGMKGTTWVQIIKAVLLITGAALMTVMVFAKFGFNLSDILGSAQEHVADSTNKAVAARDVLAPGAQYGGSATSKLNFLSLGLALVLGTAGLPHVLMRFYTVPTAKEARRSVVWAIGLIGAFYLFTLVLGYGAAAIVGPDRILAAAGGQNSAAPLLAFELGGVILLGVISAVAFATILAVVAGLTITAATSFAHDIYAGVVKRGKVDDAKQVKVSRITAVVIGVIAIGLGILANGQNIAFLVALAFAVAAAANLPTILYSLFWRRFNTTGALFSMYGGLISTIVLIVFSPAVSGNKSAMLPGSDFDWFPLSNPGIVSIPLAFALGIVGTLIGKPDEDPAKAAEMEVRSLTGVGAEKAVVH from the coding sequence CTGAGCACCTACGCCGCCGAGGCCACCGTCGGCGAACCCGTCGCGAACATCGCCATCTTCGGCCTGTTCGTCGCGATCACCATGGTCGTGGTGATCCGCGCCAGCCGCAACAACGCCACCGCCGCGGACTTCTTCACCGGCGGTCGCGGCTTCTCCGGCCCGCAGAACGGCATCGCCATCGCGGGTGACTATCTTTCCGCAGCAAGCTTTCTCGGCATCGCGGGCGCCATCGCGGTGTACGGCTACGACGGCTTCCTCTACTCCATCGGCTTCCTGGTCGCCTGGCTGGTCGCGCTGCTGCTGGTCGCCGAGATGCTCAGGAACACCGGCAAATTCACCATGGCCGACGTGCTCAGCTTCCGCTTGAAGCAGGGCCCGGTGCGCACCGCGGCGGCGCTGACCACGCTGGCGGTGTCGCTGTTCTATCTGCTTGCGCAGATGGCGGGCGCCGGTGGTCTGGTCGCGCTGCTGCTCGATATCTCCGACAAGACCGGCCAGTCGATCGTGATCGCCGTGGTCGGCGTGCTGATGATCGTCTACGTACTTGTCGGCGGTATGAAGGGCACCACATGGGTGCAGATCATCAAGGCCGTGCTGCTGATCACCGGCGCGGCGCTGATGACGGTGATGGTGTTCGCCAAGTTCGGCTTCAACCTCTCCGACATCCTCGGCTCGGCGCAGGAACACGTCGCCGACTCGACGAACAAGGCCGTGGCCGCCAGGGACGTGCTCGCCCCCGGCGCGCAGTACGGCGGCAGCGCCACCTCGAAACTGAACTTCCTGTCTCTCGGTTTGGCGCTGGTGCTCGGTACCGCGGGTCTGCCGCACGTGCTGATGCGCTTCTACACCGTGCCGACCGCGAAGGAGGCGCGCCGATCAGTCGTGTGGGCGATCGGGCTGATCGGCGCGTTCTACCTGTTCACCCTGGTGCTCGGCTACGGCGCGGCGGCCATCGTCGGCCCGGACCGGATCCTCGCCGCGGCGGGTGGTCAGAACTCGGCGGCTCCGCTGCTGGCGTTCGAACTCGGCGGCGTGATCCTGCTCGGGGTCATCTCCGCGGTCGCCTTCGCCACCATCCTCGCGGTGGTCGCCGGCCTCACCATCACCGCGGCGACCTCGTTCGCCCACGACATCTATGCCGGGGTCGTCAAGCGCGGCAAGGTCGATGACGCCAAGCAGGTCAAGGTCTCCCGGATCACCGCGGTGGTGATCGGCGTGATCGCGATCGGTCTCGGCATCCTCGCGAACGGGCAGAACATCGCGTTCCTGGTGGCGCTGGCCTTCGCGGTGGCGGCCGCGGCGAACCTGCCGACCATCCTGTACTCGCTGTTCTGGCGGCGGTTCAACACCACCGGTGCGCTGTTCAGCATGTACGGCGGTCTGATCTCGACCATCGTGCTGATCGTCTTCTCACCCGCGGTGTCCGGCAACAAGTCCGCGATGCTGCCCGGGTCCGATTTCGACTGGTTCCCGCTGTCCAACCCCGGCATCGTGTCCATTCCCCTGGCCTTCGCGCTCGGCATCGTCGGCACCCTGATCGGCAAGCCCGACGAGGACCCGGCCAAGGCCGCGGAGATGGAGGTCCGCTCGCTGACCGGAGTCGGCGCGGAGAAGGCGGTCGTGCACTGA
- a CDS encoding DUF485 domain-containing protein, producing the protein MTSTELDGDAARRTPSAAEFIAVQASPQFQELRTRLRRFVFPMTALFLLWYLSYVLLGAYAHDFMAHKLFGNINVGLLLGLAQFVSTFVITALYVRFANQELDPRAAAIRNQLEGDRA; encoded by the coding sequence ATGACCAGTACCGAACTCGACGGCGACGCCGCCCGGCGCACCCCGAGTGCAGCCGAGTTCATCGCAGTGCAGGCCAGCCCGCAGTTCCAGGAGTTACGAACGCGCTTGCGGCGCTTCGTGTTTCCGATGACCGCACTGTTTCTGCTGTGGTACCTCAGCTACGTGTTGCTCGGCGCGTACGCGCACGACTTCATGGCGCACAAGCTGTTCGGCAACATCAATGTCGGATTGCTGCTCGGGCTAGCGCAGTTCGTGTCGACCTTCGTCATCACCGCGCTCTACGTCCGGTTCGCCAACCAGGAACTGGACCCGCGCGCCGCGGCGATCCGTAACCAGCTCGAGGGAGACCGGGCGTGA